TAATGGTATATACCCCTAGAATTCCTTAATTTAATTATTGCATAAGTTTGTCGTAATGTCAAGATTGAATATATTACTTTCTAATGAAAATTTTATCTTTATTTCAATTTAATTTTCTATTTTCTATGCTTTTTTCTTGTAACTTTCACTAAAATTCAAAGAAACACTATTTTGGGGACAAGAGAAAGCTCATAAGCATACTAAAATATTTAAATCCAAAGGACATATAGAATATGATATAATGAGTGTAAATAGGTATTCTTCTAGCTAATACTAATTAAGAGTCAATTTATTAATAGAAAGATAAAGCAGACAAGGAGTTTGAATGGTCAAAAAAACTAACGCCCAAATTTCCAATTTTATGGATGAATATTTCTTATTCCAAATTAATAATAGTAACTATAGTCTAAATTATGATCAACCAGAGATAACATTTTCTGATTTAGAGTCTATAATTCAATCTAATTATAAATACTGGAAACAAAAAAATGAGGAGAATGATCTAGCAACTCCTATTCTTGAAGAATGGACGAATTGGAAGACAAAATTTGAACAATTAAAAGATTTTCTCAAGAATAAGGACGAATTTAATTATCAAGAAATAGCTAATTTCTTATATAACTATTTCAGTTCGGATTATTCAAGTGAAGGTTCAACAGAAATAAGAATATATCGAATAGATGTTGATAGTCCAATCAATAAAGATAAAGATATAGTAAGTATAAGATTGTTTATAGATTTTTACTTAAAAAGCTGGGCTACAAACTACCTGCTGGATGCTATAAGAAGTTATATTGAGATTGAAAAGAATAAGAACAATATTGGTTACTATCTCTCATCTACTGAATCATATCGAAATTTGCCTGCTTTGTTTGTCCTCAACAGAGAAATACCTAAACTCAAAATTCCTATCAAAGATATTCAAAATAAGCTAGTCCAGCCTGTTTCGGAATCTATAGACAATATAGCCAAAGAAACTGAAGAACACTTTAAACAAACAGCTAACTTAGTTGATAAAAATGATGAAAAAATTAGAGAAATTTTCATAGAACATTCTCGTGAAGTAGATGAATTTAAACACAATCTTGAACAATGGCAAAATAACAAAGAGACATCTATAAAGATTTTAGAAGATACCTATGAGAAAAAACTACAGCTTGAAGTTCCCGAAAGATTATGGAAAGAGCGTTCAAAAAATTACAAAGTCAAAACTAGGTGGTGGATGGGTGGTCTTGGAGTTTTTATCGTTGGACTGATATTTTCGGCAGGTAATTTATTGATTAGCATACATAACTATCTACAAGGAACGGAAAAAGATATTCCATTTATTTCACGATCCTTTATCTATGTCGCACTGATTTCTTTTTTGATATACCTTATTAGAATTATTATTAAGATTATTATTTCAAGTCAACATATGGCAATGGAATATGAACAAAAAGAAGCTTTAACAAGATTTTATCAAGCATTAGTTTATAATGGTAAAGATGTAGACAAGGAAGAACGCTTGATAATTTTTAATGCTTTATTCAGTAAAACAGAAACAGGCCTTGTTAAGACAGATAACTCTGGAGAATCTGAAGCATTAATGGCCTTACTTTCTAAGACTATAAAATAGAGATAGTTATTTTAGCCGTCTTTTAATGTTTAAAGATATATAAACTCAGATTGTTTAGACTATTAGGTGTCACACTGTTTTTTCTTTTTTTGTAATTCATGGCAACATCGTGCACTAAACAATATACTATCAATACGAACATTACATAACCTATCAGACTTGCGAAAACCGCGAGTCTTTTCTTTTATCTAAGTTTTCTTCTAAAATATAGCTACCCTGCTACAATAGTAAAGAAAGGAGAAATTTTGACAAATCATCACAAGAACAAATTAGAAAATATCAAAACTATAACTATCGGCTATGCTCGCGTTAGCTCAACAGATAATCGGCAAGAATTGGGTTTGTCTGTTCAAAAAGAAGCACTCAGCTTTTGCGACAAGCTCTATATCGAGAAAGATTCGGGCGGAAATCAGGAGCGACCGAAACTTGATAAGGCGTTAAAATTAGCTAAAAATTATGCTAAACAAGGGGTTAAAACAAATTTTGTCGTATACAAATTGGATAGGCTTACCAGAAAGATGTTTCACCTCTCCGCTATTATTGAAGATTTAACCAATCATGGCATTAGCCTTCAATCTCTTCATGAAAATATTGAGACGGCTTCTTTAACTGGTAAATTCTTTTGCTTAATGCTGGGATATGTGGCGGAATGGGAGCTTCAAGCCATTTCTGAACGCACAAAAGATGGATTACGCAAAGCTAAAGAGCGAGGCGTAAAACTAGGAAATAAAGGGTTACCTAAAGATACCGAAAAACAAATAATCGAGCAATACCTACGAAAAGAATTATCTGTGCGAAATATTGCGAATCAGCTGAATATTTCCACCGCAACCATATATAATGTGCTAAAGCGCAATGGTGTCCAGATAAATAGAAGAAATAACCTATAAATTATTGACAAATCTCTAAAAAAATAGTAAATTAAACTCATCAATAGTTTTAGTAAACGGTCGTTTGTTAAAACAATCAAAGTTATCAATAAAAAATATTTAAAATGCTGATTTGACAAGGTTTAGAGGCTCTGTCAGGTTGGCATTTTTTGATTTTTCATTGTTTTAGTTGACGACCGTTCACTAAAACAAGCTCAAACCCTATTGTAGCAGGGATTTTTGTAGATATAACAAAAAGAGGTGATCTATGGAGGGGATAGTCAAAAATATTGCTAAAGTTACGATACTTTTGTTTACTTTCATAAGTTTGAACGCTTGTACTCCGGAAAAAGATTTGTAGGTACTTGGACTACAGATATATTTAACCAAGGAAACACAAGAGAAGATGCCAAAAGCATAATAAATTCATTAGCAGGCAATGAGCTAAGCGGTAGTATCTTATCTACGCTTATGAATGAGTTACATTTTAACGCTACTATGGAAATTAAAGAAGATGGAACTTTAGTTATGGATAGTGGAATGCTATTTGATGCAACTTGGAAAAAAGATGGGGATAAGATAATCATTGATGGCGCTAATATCTATGGAGTTGCTACTCTTTCTGAAGACCAAAATACACTATATTTTGAAAATATCATAGATAAAAACGCGGAGCCTGCTAATGGTATTACTATTGGTAGCAACTCAATAACATTTGAGTTCAAACGTGTTAAATAGATGGAGGAATATATGGAAAATAGTTGGAGTATGGTTGTGTTTGGTTTTGCAATTATAGCCCTACCGTTCCTACTTATAGTGAGTGTAGCAACTAAGTTTTCGGGGGTCCAATCATTTGGAAGAGCACGCTCTAAAGGTAATAAAACAATCTCAGAAAGCGAGGCAAGTAGCACCACTATGAATTATATTCATCCGAAATTAAAACCTAGATTAGTGATTTTAGCTCTTTGTGTTATATCTTTCCTATTCTTTGGATTTAAAGGAAATGGTGAAGTAAATTACTATGGAGCAAATTTTGAAGTAGGTTCGGTATTTTATCCTGAGTCGTATACTTCTTATGGTTTGTTTAAGGGGTTATCAAATGAGCTAAATAAGTTGGTAGCAAAAAAGAGACATTCTAGTTTAGTAGGTGTATTAGTTTCTTTTTCTATAGGCGGAATAGTCTCTTATTCTCTATGGAAAGATGATGAATTTAAGGAGTTACTCATTGAGTTACGAAAATCTTAGATAGGAGAAAATAATGGAAATTATTATTGGATTGGTTATGCTTTTCATACTTGCTTACTTTTATGGAAAATTTGAAGATTTCCTGAATTTTATTTTTAGTGGTATCTTTGGATTTATATCAGGAAAATATAATGACAGTCTAGATGAATACGAAAAGAAGAAAAATGACGATAAATAAGATAGTTTAAAAGCTAAGACTGGTTTTGTCTTAGCTTTTTATCATTATTATAAGGTATGCGAACTCAGATTATTTTTAGACTGCTGAGTGTCAGACTATCTAGCGGGAAGCTTTATTTTTAAATGGAACAAAAATTCATGCTCACAGTTTAGGCCCGTGACCATTTTTTTCTTTCCATAATTTTAATTCATAAAAATTTTGAAGTCTATAAATAATACTGGTAGCACCCTCTGCTTCACCTTTTTTAATATGAAGAACCTTAGAAAATTTCTGAAAATCCTTCTCCTCAACACCTGGGGCAATGCGAATGTCAACAGATTGCCATTTACCATTTCTCTCTTCGTAGCCTACTAAAGCAACTAGAAAATTTGTCCCTACCCTCCACTCGTCTACTAAAAAAGGTGCTATACCACCAAATAAACTATCATAATATGTAGGATTAGATGCCGCAAATACTAAAATATCTTCTCTCTTAAGCTCTCCATCAATACTAGCTAAGGGGATTTCATCTACATGCTTAAATATCGGTAGAGCTCTTTCATTCTTTAATGAAGCGACCATTAAAGAATCGTTGTATATTGAAGCTGGATTCATAATTTTATCATAACTGTAGGCATACTCCGCAACCATACAAAGAAGGAAAATGAAACACAACGGAATACATGTAAGTGATAATACGAGCTTTTTTCTTTTGACCAAAAAGTCAAATGAAATATAGATAGGAAAAATGGATAGAACCAACAAAAAGACGAAAAAAACGCCAAATACTTTCTCAACATGACCGAAAGCAATCTCCCACATTTTTTGATGATATAAGTTTAAATATTCTTCCACTATAACTCTCCCAACGTATAGACTTCTAAGTCCTAGCACAAGCATGCTTCCTGATTTTTGAATGCTCATAGATGATTGCTCGCTAGTCACATCATTATATCATCTTTTATATTTTTTAGCACCTACAGCTTCAAAGCTTACAAAAATGGTAAAAGATGCTATAGTAGATATAAGAACAATTCTCTTGGAGGTGCCTATGGTAAGCAAGGATCGAGAAATGAAAGCTGTTTCTCCCTTTTTGCAAAAAATCATCAACTGGTCGTCCATCATCGGAGCTGTGGGGACAGTGGCCTTTTGCATCTGGGCTTACTATGCAGGAATCCTCCAGTCCAAGGAAACCTTGTCTGCCTTTATCAAACAAGCAGGCGTCTGGGGCCCACCTCTGTTTATCTTCCTGCAAATCTTGCAGACTGTTGTGCCCATTATCCCTGGTGCCTTGACCTCTGTAGCAGGTATCTTTATCTACGGACATATCGTTGGCACTATCTACAACTATATCGGCATCGTCATCGGCTGTGCCATCATCTTCTATCTGGCTCGCACCTACGGACCAGCCTTTGTCCAGTCCGTCGTCAGTAAGCGGACCTATGACAAGTATGTAGGCTGGCTGGATGAGGGCAATCGCTTTGAGCGTTTCTTTATCTTTATGATGATTTGGCCTATCAGCCCCGCTGATTTCCTCTGTATGCTGGCTGCTCTGACCAAGATGACCTTCAAAAAGTACATGCTGATTATCCTTCTCTGCAAGCCTATCACTCTCGTCATCTATACTTATGGCCTGACCTATATCATTGATTTCTTCTGGAAGTTGCTAACAAAATAAAACTCAAAGACATTAAAAATCGAGAGTGGGACAGAAATCGGTAATTCGTTAGAATTCGATTTCGTCGTCCCACCTCCGCACAGTTGATTAGGGATGTAAAAGCTGATGAGATCAGCGTAGTAGAGCCCGCTCAACCACTGCGTCTTGCTCGACAATCCAAAGACAATTGAGAGGCTAGGACTTTTGTCCCAGCCTCGATTTGTTTATTCTGAAGATGTTGGAGTCGAGGGCTGAACAGCAGAAGATACTGATGGTGTCGGATCTGGTGTAGGTGCAGGCGTAGAGCTTGCTGGCGGTTCACTGCTAGCGCTCGGCTCAGGAGGAGCTGGAGTAGAATTACTATTATTAGCACTTCCATAATTGCTCTCCGTCGGTGAACTGTAAACTGGCTCATCCTGCTGATAAGCTGTTGAAGACCCAGAATTAGACGCACGCAGGCTTCTGCCTCCCATCAAATCTTCATACAGTACGGCATTGGTTTTCAAACTCTTGACTGTGGACAAGCCCAAGCTTTTCCGAATGAGGTTTTGCATTTCTAGCAAATGCTCAGACGTAACCAGCTGGTAGCTACCGCCATCTGCCAAGGTCGCATCTTCTCCGCGCAACTGCTCAGACTGGATATTTCTAAAGGCATCTTTGTAACCTAATAACTGAGGAATACTTCCGGAATCCAGCGCTACATTGGTCTGCATATTCTTGCTGACTGCTCGTAAGATTGCTTGATAATGGCTAATACTATTGAGACTGAGCACTTTTTCAACAACTTTTCGAATCACTTCACGCTGGCGTTTCTGACGACCATAGTCACCTTCTGGATCCTGATAACGCATGCGGGCATAGACTAAAGCCTGGTCTCCGTTGATCAAATGCTTGCCTGGCTCGACAGTTGCAGTGTATTCTGGTTCATTTTCTTCGATGGAGATCGGAAAATCAAAGGTATTATTGACCTCAATGCCGCCAACTGCATCGACCAGCTGAACCAAACCCTGCATATTGATCATGACATAGCGGTCAATGTGGATATTCATCATTTTCTCAATGGTCGCGATGGCTAATTTTGCGCCGCCATAAGCATAGGCTGCGTTTAGCTTGGCTTCTGTCGTTTCGCCTTTTTCATCGATTTGAGTCAGAATGTCCCGCTCCAGACTCATCATGACCGTCTTTTTAGTCTGAGGATTGACAGACAGAAGAAGCATGGAGTCGCTATTTCCCTGCCAAGTATCAGACCGCGAGCCACTCCCTGTATCGACCCCCATCAGCAAAATCGTCAGGGGCTTGGTTTCGGCAATAACGTTCGTTTCATTCCCAAAACCTTTGTAGGTACGGGACAAGGCATCCGTTGACTGATTGTAAATGGTCCAAGCATAGCCTCCTACTCCAATGGCTGTTACAAGGAACAGACTCAAAAACATTCGTACAATTTTTTTAAACATATTTCATCAATCTATCAGTTTTCCCATCAGGTAAACATCCAGAAATATCCCTTCTCTTAAATAGGCCCCTCTTTTTTGCAGGCCTTCGATTTCAAATCCTAATTCTTTATAGAGATGAACAGCTCGCTCATTTCTGACCTGAACAGTCAGCTCCAAACGGCGAAGACTGCTTCCATTTTCTGCCCAGTCCACAGCCTCTTCTAGCAAGATACGACCGAGGCCTTGATTCCAAAAGGCTTTTTTGACAACGATAAAGACTTGCCCAATGTGACGAATCCGCTCATGAAAATCCGCTGTGATACTGACAATCCCAGCGATTTCATTATCAAGCAAGGCTAAGAGATAAAGCTGATTATCCGAATCAGCTTGACGCTGAATGAACTGAGCCATCTGATCTTCGTCCATCAAAATCCCTGCCTCATCCAAGGTCATGTAGTCTGACTCGGCACCGACTTGATTTAAAAAGCGAATCAAGTCAGCAGCATCCGTCTTTTCTGCCTCCCGCAAGGCCAATTCAAACTCAGCCATGCAGCAATTCCTCCAGTAATTCCTGAGAACGACGCCCCTGACTTTCAAAGACTAGCTCGCGGCCGTCTTCTTTCTTTAGAAGAGTCAGCTTCAGATAATCATCTGGTAAACTCTCACCAAGCAATTCTCCCCACTCGATGACCGTAACTCCCTCACCAAAGAGAAAATCATCCAAGTCAATCGAGTCTGGATCTTCACCAATCCGATATACATCTAAGTGATAAAGCGGCAAACGTCCTTCATACTCGCGAACAATGGTATAGGTCGGACTTTTGATCATCTGCTTGATGCCCAGACCTTGAGCCAATCCCTTGGTAAAAGTTGTCTTGCCTGCACCCAAGTCTCCTGTCAAAACCAAAACATCTTGCTCCTGAAGCAAGCTTCCGAGACGCTGGCCCCAGTTGATTAATTCTTCCTCATTATGACTAAACATTCTTTTATTATACCAGAAGATTTGCGTTTGCGCTCAATTTTCTAATAGAGAGAGCAAAATGTTTGAAAAAAATTAGATGAGCCCTCCAAATCCTCCGATCAAAGCAGTTCACTCACTTCTATATTGAAAGATAACTAGGACATTTCCCAAAAACTTTTCCTACAAAAAAGAAGCTGGAAGATCCAACTTCTTAGTGTTCTTAAGATAAAGCTAGGCTGATAAAGTTAAGGATGAAGAGCAGGTTTAAGATCCAAATCATTGGATGCACATCCTTAGCTTGACCTTTGATAACTTTCACAAGAGCATACATGATAAAGCCTGCTGCAATCCCGT
This genomic window from Streptococcus cristatus AS 1.3089 contains:
- a CDS encoding DUF6161 domain-containing protein, whose amino-acid sequence is MVKKTNAQISNFMDEYFLFQINNSNYSLNYDQPEITFSDLESIIQSNYKYWKQKNEENDLATPILEEWTNWKTKFEQLKDFLKNKDEFNYQEIANFLYNYFSSDYSSEGSTEIRIYRIDVDSPINKDKDIVSIRLFIDFYLKSWATNYLLDAIRSYIEIEKNKNNIGYYLSSTESYRNLPALFVLNREIPKLKIPIKDIQNKLVQPVSESIDNIAKETEEHFKQTANLVDKNDEKIREIFIEHSREVDEFKHNLEQWQNNKETSIKILEDTYEKKLQLEVPERLWKERSKNYKVKTRWWMGGLGVFIVGLIFSAGNLLISIHNYLQGTEKDIPFISRSFIYVALISFLIYLIRIIIKIIISSQHMAMEYEQKEALTRFYQALVYNGKDVDKEERLIIFNALFSKTETGLVKTDNSGESEALMALLSKTIK
- a CDS encoding recombinase family protein, whose product is MTNHHKNKLENIKTITIGYARVSSTDNRQELGLSVQKEALSFCDKLYIEKDSGGNQERPKLDKALKLAKNYAKQGVKTNFVVYKLDRLTRKMFHLSAIIEDLTNHGISLQSLHENIETASLTGKFFCLMLGYVAEWELQAISERTKDGLRKAKERGVKLGNKGLPKDTEKQIIEQYLRKELSVRNIANQLNISTATIYNVLKRNGVQINRRNNL
- a CDS encoding TVP38/TMEM64 family protein, with the translated sequence MVSKDREMKAVSPFLQKIINWSSIIGAVGTVAFCIWAYYAGILQSKETLSAFIKQAGVWGPPLFIFLQILQTVVPIIPGALTSVAGIFIYGHIVGTIYNYIGIVIGCAIIFYLARTYGPAFVQSVVSKRTYDKYVGWLDEGNRFERFFIFMMIWPISPADFLCMLAALTKMTFKKYMLIILLCKPITLVIYTYGLTYIIDFFWKLLTK
- the brpA gene encoding biofilm formation/cell division transcriptional regulator BrpA, which encodes MFKKIVRMFLSLFLVTAIGVGGYAWTIYNQSTDALSRTYKGFGNETNVIAETKPLTILLMGVDTGSGSRSDTWQGNSDSMLLLSVNPQTKKTVMMSLERDILTQIDEKGETTEAKLNAAYAYGGAKLAIATIEKMMNIHIDRYVMINMQGLVQLVDAVGGIEVNNTFDFPISIEENEPEYTATVEPGKHLINGDQALVYARMRYQDPEGDYGRQKRQREVIRKVVEKVLSLNSISHYQAILRAVSKNMQTNVALDSGSIPQLLGYKDAFRNIQSEQLRGEDATLADGGSYQLVTSEHLLEMQNLIRKSLGLSTVKSLKTNAVLYEDLMGGRSLRASNSGSSTAYQQDEPVYSSPTESNYGSANNSNSTPAPPEPSASSEPPASSTPAPTPDPTPSVSSAVQPSTPTSSE
- a CDS encoding GNAT family N-acetyltransferase, with the protein product MAEFELALREAEKTDAADLIRFLNQVGAESDYMTLDEAGILMDEDQMAQFIQRQADSDNQLYLLALLDNEIAGIVSITADFHERIRHIGQVFIVVKKAFWNQGLGRILLEEAVDWAENGSSLRRLELTVQVRNERAVHLYKELGFEIEGLQKRGAYLREGIFLDVYLMGKLID
- the tsaE gene encoding tRNA (adenosine(37)-N6)-threonylcarbamoyltransferase complex ATPase subunit type 1 TsaE, whose protein sequence is MFSHNEEELINWGQRLGSLLQEQDVLVLTGDLGAGKTTFTKGLAQGLGIKQMIKSPTYTIVREYEGRLPLYHLDVYRIGEDPDSIDLDDFLFGEGVTVIEWGELLGESLPDDYLKLTLLKKEDGRELVFESQGRRSQELLEELLHG